One segment of Leptospirillum ferrooxidans C2-3 DNA contains the following:
- a CDS encoding deoxyribonuclease IV, with translation MAGVHVSIAGGISESVSRASRIDCSSFQIFTHSSRTWDFPEFTDQEVEEFRSRCLSELSGAPFLIHASYLINVATPRPDLILKSSITLNLEWELANRLGALGLVLHPGSSGGAPIGEALERASEMISSVVEKKSSGKTKLLIENTAGAGHTLGRSPEEIARIMELVGQPEKMGVCLDSCHLLASGYEIRNESGYLETISRFLDAAPKRKVDAFHLNDAYAALGSAKDRHTHIGIGHIGPWFFWRLLHDQRFFDTPMVLETPKKEGTPEDILNLAVIRRLAEMENPPEKNDPVLGNLIDQLREFAPK, from the coding sequence ATGGCGGGCGTTCATGTTTCCATTGCCGGTGGAATATCGGAATCTGTTTCCAGGGCTTCCCGTATCGACTGTTCCTCTTTCCAGATTTTCACTCACTCTTCGAGAACATGGGATTTCCCTGAATTCACAGATCAAGAGGTTGAAGAATTTCGCAGCAGATGTCTTTCGGAGCTCTCTGGCGCTCCTTTCCTGATTCATGCCAGCTATTTGATCAACGTGGCTACCCCTCGCCCGGACCTTATCCTAAAATCATCAATCACGCTGAATCTCGAATGGGAGCTTGCCAACAGGCTAGGTGCATTGGGCTTGGTCCTTCATCCGGGATCTAGTGGGGGTGCGCCAATAGGAGAAGCACTTGAACGCGCTTCAGAGATGATCTCATCCGTTGTTGAGAAGAAGTCATCCGGAAAGACAAAACTGCTTATAGAAAATACGGCAGGAGCTGGTCATACCCTTGGTAGATCTCCTGAAGAGATTGCTCGTATTATGGAGCTGGTGGGGCAACCAGAGAAAATGGGAGTCTGCCTTGACTCATGTCATCTTCTTGCAAGTGGGTACGAGATCAGAAACGAATCAGGATATTTGGAAACGATCTCCCGATTCCTTGATGCTGCCCCCAAGAGGAAGGTGGATGCTTTTCATTTGAATGATGCTTATGCTGCTCTGGGTTCCGCAAAAGATCGGCATACACATATTGGTATCGGTCATATCGGTCCGTGGTTTTTTTGGCGACTCCTCCATGATCAGCGGTTTTTTGATACTCCAATGGTTCTTGAAACTCCCAAAAAAGAGGGGACTCCGGAGGATATATTAAATCTTGCGGTGATCAGGAGACTTGCTGAAATGGAAAATCCGCCCGAAAAAAATGATCCTGTTTTGGGCAATCTTATTGATCAGTTGAGGGAGTTCGCTCCAAAATGA
- a CDS encoding PAS domain-containing sensor histidine kinase: MQENTWFDDLLDEIYIQVSRSHAEKLLKESEVKELAARSEAVLDHMVEGVAVTDTKGHVLLHNKSFCRFFPDETRIVGESLGLLAKKAGIDDLIEEVLSGNHPVHTEVTYSGGLSKTWSLLGIRTPGDGAPRSGYGIFLFYDLTEMRRLERVRKDFVANVSHEIRTPLTSISGFAEALMDGAIDDPKTARSFLEIIVNQSHRLNSIVTDLLHLATLESGKASLIMKPVELATQVDRILEAVRSVAKEKNIFLEVEIDPPSLMYETDEGKMNLVLSNLLDNALKYTPAGGTVRISGQLLSGRIEIAVSDSGIGIPKEDLSRIFERFYRVDRARSRELGGTGLGLSIVKHVLELLRGEIRVKSHPGEGSMFIVSLPSK; the protein is encoded by the coding sequence ATGCAGGAAAATACCTGGTTTGATGATCTTCTTGATGAGATTTATATCCAAGTCAGTCGATCCCATGCCGAAAAGCTTCTAAAAGAGTCTGAAGTCAAAGAGCTTGCTGCCCGATCAGAGGCTGTTCTTGATCATATGGTTGAAGGAGTTGCAGTCACTGACACAAAAGGTCATGTTCTCCTTCATAACAAGTCATTCTGTCGTTTTTTTCCTGATGAAACGAGAATTGTTGGCGAATCTCTTGGATTGCTGGCGAAAAAAGCTGGAATTGACGATCTGATTGAAGAGGTTCTCTCGGGGAATCATCCTGTTCATACGGAAGTAACTTATTCGGGCGGTTTGTCGAAGACGTGGAGTCTTCTTGGGATTAGGACACCGGGAGATGGAGCTCCAAGGTCAGGGTATGGAATTTTTTTGTTTTATGATCTGACAGAGATGCGGAGGCTTGAAAGGGTCCGGAAGGATTTTGTGGCGAACGTATCACATGAAATCCGAACACCGTTGACCTCTATCTCTGGTTTTGCTGAAGCATTGATGGATGGTGCGATTGATGATCCCAAAACAGCAAGAAGCTTCCTTGAAATCATTGTGAATCAGTCTCACCGTCTGAACTCGATCGTGACCGATCTGCTTCATTTGGCCACGCTTGAATCCGGTAAAGCCAGTTTGATAATGAAGCCAGTGGAACTGGCTACCCAAGTAGATCGTATTCTGGAAGCAGTTCGCTCGGTGGCGAAAGAAAAAAATATCTTTCTTGAAGTGGAGATTGACCCTCCCTCACTCATGTATGAAACAGATGAAGGCAAGATGAATCTTGTCCTCTCCAATTTGCTTGATAATGCCTTGAAGTATACTCCTGCGGGGGGAACGGTCCGTATCTCCGGACAGCTTCTTTCGGGACGGATCGAAATTGCCGTAAGCGATTCCGGGATAGGGATTCCCAAGGAAGATTTGAGTCGGATTTTCGAAAGGTTCTACCGGGTGGATCGGGCGAGGTCGCGGGAATTGGGAGGGACTGGATTGGGACTTTCCATTGTCAAACATGTCCTTGAGCTTTTGCGCGGGGAGATCCGTGTGAAAAGTCATCCCGGAGAAGGATCGATGTTTATTGTCTCACTTCCTTCCAAATAG
- a CDS encoding response regulator: MSRRILLIEDEADIRTLARHYLVQEHYEVLEASNGTDGLALAKSQLPDLIVLDLMLPGIDGLSLNRMLKKDTKTNQIPVIILTAKSDETDRIIGLELGADDYLVKPFNPKELLARIRAILRRVHLEPQVKADDIIRIGSISVNESRHEAIAQGVTMPLTAKEFSLLQTLMKNAGRVLDRATLLDLVWGDDYEGTDRTVDVHIRRLRKKMGPFQDKIQTVKQIGYKFSDDPDGSD; this comes from the coding sequence ATGAGTCGACGGATTCTACTGATAGAGGATGAAGCGGATATTCGGACATTGGCCCGACATTACCTTGTCCAGGAACATTATGAGGTTCTTGAGGCATCAAATGGAACAGATGGTCTTGCGCTTGCAAAGTCCCAGTTGCCGGATCTGATTGTTCTTGATCTGATGCTCCCGGGAATCGATGGGCTTTCCTTGAACAGAATGCTGAAAAAAGACACCAAGACAAACCAGATCCCTGTTATCATTCTGACGGCAAAATCCGATGAAACAGATCGGATTATTGGCCTCGAACTTGGAGCGGACGACTATTTGGTAAAGCCCTTTAACCCCAAGGAGCTGCTTGCCAGAATACGGGCGATCCTGAGGAGGGTTCATCTGGAACCTCAGGTCAAGGCGGATGATATCATTCGGATCGGAAGTATCTCCGTGAATGAGTCCCGGCATGAAGCCATTGCCCAAGGTGTCACAATGCCATTGACAGCCAAGGAGTTCTCCCTTTTGCAGACATTGATGAAAAATGCTGGTCGGGTTCTTGACCGGGCCACTCTCCTGGATCTTGTCTGGGGCGATGACTATGAGGGGACCGATAGGACAGTGGATGTCCACATCAGGAGGCTGAGAAAGAAGATGGGGCCCTTTCAGGACAAGATCCAGACTGTAAAGCAGATCGGGTATAAGTTTTCGGATGATCCAGACGGGAGTGATTGA
- a CDS encoding M67 family metallopeptidase: protein MANESPQPIFFSMALYQSIVAHARSVHPEECCGLIASDQKGTPVRVIPMTNTLHSPVRYQMDPKEQFSVGKSLRLDGLSLWGIYHSHSISEAYPSVVDVNLAYYPDLFYLITSPVTTPPSLRMFQIKDGKITEVPLIVKEDD from the coding sequence TTGGCGAATGAATCTCCCCAGCCTATTTTTTTTTCGATGGCACTATACCAGTCCATTGTTGCCCATGCCCGTTCGGTGCACCCAGAGGAATGTTGTGGTCTTATTGCCTCAGACCAAAAAGGTACCCCGGTCCGTGTCATTCCCATGACAAACACCCTTCACTCTCCTGTCAGATATCAGATGGATCCCAAAGAGCAGTTTTCAGTCGGGAAATCCCTTAGGCTCGATGGATTGTCGCTTTGGGGAATCTACCATTCTCATTCTATCTCCGAGGCTTACCCCTCTGTGGTGGATGTGAACCTGGCCTATTATCCGGATCTTTTTTACCTTATCACTTCTCCCGTAACGACACCTCCCAGTTTAAGAATGTTTCAGATCAAGGACGGTAAAATAACGGAAGTTCCTCTCATTGTGAAGGAGGATGATTGA
- the moeB gene encoding molybdopterin-synthase adenylyltransferase MoeB, with protein MSHGIAKPVNEMTEEQIIRYGRHIILKEVGGIGQRTLLGSSVLIIGAGGLGSPVALYLAAAGVGKIGLVDLDTVDMSNLQRQIIHSTATLGVPKVLSAQKTMNELNPDVQVICHQERLTSENAMELFSGYDVIVDGSDNFGTRYVVNDAAYFLKKPLVSGSILRFEGQVIAIRGYMDTPCYRCLYPEAPPPGLVPSCSEAGVLGVLAGTIGTLQAAEVVKLLLGIGEPLSDRLLLYDALSMDFRRVRVPKDPECKLCGPKATIHSVTGSTDVICAI; from the coding sequence ATGAGTCATGGGATTGCAAAGCCGGTCAATGAGATGACTGAAGAGCAGATCATTCGTTATGGCCGCCACATTATCTTAAAAGAGGTAGGGGGCATTGGTCAGCGGACCCTGTTGGGTTCGAGCGTCCTGATTATTGGAGCGGGCGGTTTGGGAAGTCCTGTGGCTCTTTACCTGGCCGCTGCAGGTGTTGGCAAGATTGGTCTGGTGGACCTTGACACTGTTGACATGTCAAATCTGCAAAGGCAAATCATCCATTCCACCGCGACATTGGGTGTTCCTAAAGTTTTATCGGCACAAAAGACGATGAATGAGCTCAACCCGGATGTGCAGGTTATTTGCCATCAGGAACGATTGACATCCGAAAATGCCATGGAGCTTTTCTCCGGGTATGATGTCATTGTTGACGGGTCGGATAATTTCGGAACGCGTTATGTTGTAAATGATGCGGCCTATTTTTTGAAGAAACCACTGGTTTCCGGATCGATTCTGAGGTTTGAGGGGCAGGTCATTGCAATCAGGGGATACATGGATACACCTTGCTATCGCTGTCTCTACCCTGAGGCTCCACCTCCAGGACTGGTTCCTTCTTGCTCGGAAGCGGGAGTTCTAGGGGTTCTTGCAGGAACAATTGGAACATTGCAGGCAGCTGAGGTCGTCAAGCTATTGCTGGGAATCGGTGAGCCCTTGTCGGATCGCCTCCTGCTTTATGATGCCCTTTCAATGGATTTTCGGAGAGTTCGGGTCCCAAAGGATCCTGAATGCAAGCTTTGTGGTCCCAAAGCGACGATCCACTCGGTAACTGGTTCCACCGACGTGATCTGTGCCATTTAG
- a CDS encoding NIL domain-containing protein: MAQLRIHLTFPEDRVRDPIIYEISKNFQVIPNIRRADVSDKTGWMELELVGDLSEIESTIDWLRKKGVHVDPLEKSILEG, translated from the coding sequence ATGGCACAACTCCGAATTCATTTGACCTTCCCCGAGGACCGGGTTCGGGATCCAATCATCTACGAGATCTCCAAAAACTTTCAGGTCATTCCGAATATCCGCAGAGCGGATGTTTCGGATAAAACCGGATGGATGGAGCTTGAGTTGGTCGGAGACCTTTCTGAGATTGAATCGACAATCGATTGGCTCAGAAAAAAAGGTGTCCACGTGGATCCACTTGAGAAAAGTATCCTTGAGGGGTAA
- a CDS encoding ubiquitin-like small modifier protein 1 produces the protein MSVLVRIPTPLRPLAGGQSELSEEGTSVKEILDNLITRFPAMRERMMDESGELRRFINIYVNEEDIRFREGVATPISPGDEVSIIPAIAGGA, from the coding sequence ATGTCTGTACTGGTTCGCATACCGACTCCCTTAAGGCCTCTTGCCGGTGGGCAATCTGAGCTTTCGGAGGAAGGAACATCCGTAAAGGAGATCTTGGACAATTTGATCACGCGATTCCCGGCAATGAGGGAAAGAATGATGGATGAGTCCGGTGAACTTAGACGGTTCATCAATATTTATGTCAATGAAGAGGACATTCGATTCAGGGAGGGTGTGGCAACTCCGATCTCTCCCGGTGACGAGGTATCTATTATTCCGGCGATTGCCGGGGGGGCTTAG
- the thrC gene encoding threonine synthase produces MSNPSVPIQSDPSAHSGVKALKCRECGRRYELLAIHVCEFCFGPLEVEYDYEVIGRKISRKSIEAGPVSLWRYKDLLPVLGEPTAGLHAGMTPLVRADRLGRALGLKNLYVKNDTVNHPTLSFKDRVVAVATTRARELGFTTIACASTGNLANSVSAHAASCGMECFVFIPHDLEAGKVLGNLIYKPTVVSVKGTYDDVNRLCSEIGAEYPWAFVNINIRPYYAEGSKSLAFETAEQLGWRVPDQVVVPIASGSLLTKIWKGFHEFTRLGLVDENPLLKVNGAQASGCSPVYQAYVSGKNHIVPVRPNTIAKSLAIGNPADGFYALDVVGKSGGQVEQATDSEIIDGMKLLAETEGIFAETAGGVTVACLKKLAEKGAIRPDELTVAYITGNGLKTMEALAGSLSQPVSIDPNLSSFRQIVNPKS; encoded by the coding sequence ATGAGCAACCCGTCTGTGCCAATCCAGTCTGATCCTTCTGCCCATTCCGGCGTGAAAGCGCTAAAATGCCGTGAATGCGGCAGAAGATATGAGCTTTTAGCCATACATGTCTGTGAGTTTTGTTTTGGGCCCCTGGAAGTTGAGTATGATTATGAAGTCATTGGACGGAAGATCTCTCGAAAATCGATTGAGGCTGGTCCAGTTTCCCTCTGGAGATACAAAGATCTGTTGCCTGTCCTTGGAGAGCCTACGGCTGGACTTCATGCCGGTATGACGCCACTGGTACGTGCAGATCGCCTTGGTCGGGCTCTTGGCCTGAAAAACCTATACGTTAAAAATGACACAGTGAATCATCCGACCTTGTCTTTCAAGGATCGGGTTGTGGCGGTGGCGACTACAAGAGCCAGGGAATTAGGTTTTACAACAATTGCCTGTGCTTCGACCGGCAATCTTGCCAATTCGGTTTCAGCTCATGCTGCCAGTTGCGGTATGGAATGCTTTGTTTTTATTCCACATGATCTGGAAGCAGGAAAGGTTTTAGGTAACCTGATTTACAAGCCAACGGTCGTTTCAGTCAAGGGAACCTATGACGATGTGAACCGGTTGTGCAGCGAGATTGGCGCAGAATATCCATGGGCTTTTGTCAATATCAACATACGCCCATATTATGCTGAAGGCTCCAAGTCGTTGGCTTTTGAAACGGCTGAACAGCTGGGGTGGCGGGTTCCGGACCAAGTTGTTGTTCCGATTGCGTCGGGATCCCTTTTGACAAAAATCTGGAAAGGTTTTCACGAGTTTACCCGCCTCGGCCTTGTGGATGAAAATCCGCTTTTGAAGGTCAATGGAGCCCAGGCATCGGGATGTTCGCCTGTTTACCAGGCATATGTTTCCGGAAAAAATCACATTGTTCCTGTTCGTCCAAATACCATTGCCAAATCTTTGGCGATCGGAAATCCTGCCGACGGATTTTATGCTCTTGATGTTGTTGGAAAGTCAGGTGGGCAGGTTGAACAGGCCACGGATTCGGAAATCATCGACGGAATGAAACTTCTTGCTGAAACAGAAGGTATCTTTGCCGAGACTGCAGGAGGGGTGACTGTGGCCTGCCTGAAAAAGCTGGCAGAAAAGGGAGCCATACGACCGGATGAGCTAACCGTTGCTTATATAACCGGAAATGGACTTAAAACCATGGAAGCTCTTGCAGGTTCTTTGTCCCAGCCGGTCAGTATCGACCCCAACCTGTCTTCCTTTAGACAGATCGTCAACCCGAAATCCTAG
- a CDS encoding HesA/MoeB/ThiF family protein, producing the protein MEMTEDQIHRYSRHILLSEVGGSGQLKLLNSRVLIIGAGGLGSPVALYLAAAGVGHIGIVDMDVVDLSNLQRQVIHHSKDVGRPKVLSASEKMIALNPDVEVKTYQALLSSENAREIAEPYDVIVDGTDNFSAKFLINDLAVLTGKPLVHGGILRFSGQVMTIVPGQSACYRCIFREPPPAGAIPTCSEAGVLGVIAGVIGSIQATEVLKFLLGKGDLLTNHLLTYDALTVLIRKVGVRKNPRCPVCGDNPTITELHDYEQPVCANPV; encoded by the coding sequence ATGGAAATGACAGAAGATCAGATACACCGGTATTCCCGGCATATATTGTTGTCCGAAGTGGGCGGGAGTGGTCAGCTAAAGCTCTTGAACTCCAGAGTCCTGATCATTGGGGCGGGCGGCCTTGGAAGCCCTGTGGCCCTCTATCTGGCAGCTGCAGGGGTCGGGCATATAGGAATAGTGGATATGGATGTGGTTGATCTTTCCAACCTGCAACGCCAGGTGATCCATCACTCCAAGGATGTTGGCAGGCCCAAGGTTCTTTCAGCTTCGGAAAAGATGATTGCGCTGAACCCTGATGTTGAGGTGAAAACCTATCAGGCACTCCTGAGTTCTGAAAATGCCCGGGAGATTGCTGAACCTTATGATGTCATTGTGGATGGTACCGATAATTTTTCGGCGAAATTTCTGATTAATGATTTGGCTGTTCTCACTGGAAAGCCCCTTGTTCATGGTGGCATCCTTCGATTTTCCGGTCAGGTGATGACGATTGTTCCTGGACAAAGTGCCTGTTATCGTTGCATTTTCAGGGAACCACCACCAGCTGGAGCTATCCCGACATGCTCCGAGGCCGGTGTTCTCGGTGTTATTGCCGGAGTGATTGGTTCAATTCAGGCCACAGAAGTTTTGAAGTTCCTTTTGGGAAAAGGCGACCTTCTGACGAACCATCTTTTAACTTACGATGCCTTGACTGTTCTTATTCGAAAAGTGGGTGTCCGGAAAAACCCCCGTTGTCCCGTTTGCGGTGACAATCCAACCATTACGGAGCTTCACGATTATGAGCAACCCGTCTGTGCCAATCCAGTCTGA
- the cysK gene encoding cysteine synthase A, with protein MTSPEGDVIRNPLALIGNTPLLPLSKVTAGLDRTVWVKLESRNLGGSVKDRPALFMIEQAERDGRLGKDGRIVEATSGNTGIALAQIAVLKGYAITIVMPEGVSGERVSHLKALGAEVLLTPSREGMVGAIGKATEMEKSEKGLFMPRQFENPSNPESHYRTTGPEIFRQLGRVPDGFVAGVGTGGTISGVGRYLREKKRDLKIWALEPAASPVLSGGSPGPHRIQGIGAGFEPRTFNRSVVDRIEKISDREAIDMARRLSQEEGIMAGITSGANVVGALRLAGELPPGSHVVTIVCDSFERYFSMEKYLNL; from the coding sequence GTGACCTCTCCGGAAGGGGACGTTATTCGAAATCCTTTGGCGTTGATCGGGAATACACCGCTTCTTCCCTTGTCAAAGGTGACGGCGGGTCTTGACCGGACTGTGTGGGTCAAGCTTGAGTCAAGAAATCTTGGCGGGAGTGTGAAGGATCGGCCGGCTCTTTTCATGATCGAGCAGGCTGAGCGGGATGGCCGACTTGGCAAGGATGGTCGCATTGTTGAAGCAACCAGCGGAAACACTGGTATTGCCCTTGCGCAAATTGCTGTCCTTAAAGGTTATGCCATTACCATCGTTATGCCTGAAGGTGTCTCCGGAGAGAGGGTTTCCCATCTCAAGGCTTTGGGGGCGGAAGTCCTTTTAACGCCATCAAGGGAAGGAATGGTGGGCGCTATCGGAAAAGCCACCGAGATGGAAAAATCCGAAAAAGGTCTTTTTATGCCGAGACAGTTCGAGAATCCCTCAAACCCTGAATCCCATTACCGTACAACAGGTCCTGAAATCTTCCGCCAATTGGGTCGGGTTCCGGATGGATTCGTTGCTGGTGTCGGGACAGGTGGCACGATTAGTGGTGTCGGACGATATCTTCGGGAGAAAAAAAGGGATCTCAAGATATGGGCACTTGAACCAGCCGCTTCCCCAGTCCTTTCAGGGGGGTCTCCTGGTCCTCACCGGATACAGGGAATCGGTGCCGGTTTTGAGCCGAGGACATTTAATCGATCTGTTGTTGATCGGATTGAGAAGATCTCAGATCGTGAAGCAATTGATATGGCCAGACGTCTCTCTCAGGAAGAGGGGATAATGGCAGGGATCACTTCAGGTGCTAATGTTGTTGGGGCGCTTCGCTTGGCCGGAGAGTTGCCTCCAGGCTCACATGTTGTGACAATTGTTTGTGATAGTTTTGAACGATATTTTTCGATGGAAAAATATTTGAACCTCTAG
- the thiS gene encoding sulfur carrier protein ThiS, with protein sequence MRMLVNGKRKDVPEGTSLSSYLEIEGLDPQLVSMELNGRIVEREEWPSTLLNEDDELEILFFMGGGL encoded by the coding sequence ATGAGAATGTTAGTAAATGGAAAACGCAAGGATGTTCCTGAAGGAACATCCTTGTCCTCCTATCTTGAGATCGAGGGTTTGGATCCTCAATTGGTTTCAATGGAGTTGAATGGCCGAATTGTAGAGCGTGAAGAATGGCCTTCTACACTTTTGAATGAAGATGATGAGCTTGAAATTCTCTTTTTTATGGGTGGTGGCTTGTGA
- the ahcY gene encoding adenosylhomocysteinase, which yields MDFDIKDKSLAEAGAHRISWAARDMPVLRKIAEDFAREKPLKGIRMSACLHVTTETANLMKALKAGGADVYLCASNPLSTQDDVAASLVVNDGIPVFAIKGEDNDTYYRHIRAVLDIKPHVTMDDGADLVSTLHSHYPEWVKEMIGGTEETTTGVIRLKSMAQKGVLGFPVVAVNDSQTKHLFDNRYGTGQSTLDGIMRATNRLFAGSTVVVAGYGWCGRGIARRAQGMGARVIVTEIDPIKALEAVMDGYSVAPMKEAAKLGDFFITVTGNINVVGAEAFDAMKDGAIVCNSGHFNVELNLPYLESISKERSILRDFVEEFVTRDGRRIMVLGEGRLINLASAEGHPAQVMDMSFANQALGAKYLVQNRKTLEKTVVRLPEAVDQDIAALKLAALGVKIETLTEEQKDYLASWEMGT from the coding sequence ATGGATTTTGATATCAAAGACAAGTCATTGGCTGAAGCTGGAGCTCATCGGATCAGCTGGGCAGCCAGGGATATGCCGGTTCTCCGTAAAATTGCCGAGGACTTTGCCCGGGAAAAACCCTTAAAAGGCATTCGCATGTCGGCATGTCTCCATGTCACCACAGAAACGGCTAACCTGATGAAGGCATTAAAAGCCGGTGGAGCCGATGTCTACCTTTGCGCTTCCAACCCACTCTCAACACAGGATGATGTTGCCGCCAGCCTTGTTGTGAATGATGGTATTCCGGTATTTGCAATCAAGGGGGAGGATAACGACACCTATTACCGACATATCAGGGCCGTTCTGGATATAAAACCCCATGTCACCATGGATGATGGTGCAGACCTTGTCTCCACACTACATTCGCATTATCCCGAATGGGTCAAGGAAATGATTGGCGGAACGGAAGAGACCACGACCGGAGTCATTCGATTAAAGAGCATGGCCCAGAAGGGTGTGTTGGGTTTCCCTGTTGTTGCTGTCAACGATTCACAGACCAAGCATCTTTTTGATAATCGTTACGGAACAGGACAGTCGACTCTTGACGGTATCATGAGAGCGACCAATCGTCTTTTTGCTGGATCGACCGTTGTTGTTGCCGGATATGGATGGTGTGGTCGGGGTATCGCAAGAAGAGCGCAGGGAATGGGTGCCAGGGTCATTGTTACCGAAATTGATCCGATTAAAGCCCTTGAGGCAGTCATGGATGGCTATTCCGTTGCACCAATGAAAGAAGCTGCCAAGCTTGGAGATTTTTTTATAACGGTGACAGGGAATATCAATGTCGTTGGAGCAGAGGCTTTTGATGCGATGAAAGATGGCGCCATTGTCTGCAACTCGGGACATTTCAACGTTGAACTGAACCTTCCTTATCTTGAGTCCATTTCTAAGGAGCGCTCCATCCTGAGAGATTTTGTGGAAGAGTTTGTGACCAGGGATGGTCGCCGAATCATGGTTCTCGGAGAGGGAAGACTCATCAATCTTGCTTCCGCTGAAGGTCACCCTGCTCAGGTTATGGATATGAGTTTTGCAAATCAGGCATTGGGTGCGAAATATTTGGTTCAGAACAGAAAAACACTTGAAAAGACTGTTGTTCGTCTCCCAGAAGCGGTGGATCAGGATATCGCTGCTCTGAAGCTTGCGGCACTGGGGGTAAAAATTGAAACGTTGACTGAGGAGCAGAAGGATTATCTTGCTTCCTGGGAGATGGGAACCTGA
- the metK gene encoding methionine adenosyltransferase, whose product MARAPYLFTSESVTEGHPDKLCDQVSDGILDAILSQDPMARVACETLTTTGIVIVAGEITARHNTQYEDIVRETVKEIGYTDASFGFDYKTCSVLTAVHSQSPDISMGVDTGGAGDQGLMFGMAVNESEELMPMPILLAHRLTRQLSNVRKTGLLPYLRPDGKAQVSLRYDGFKPVGVETIVVSTQHAPEVTQEEIRRDIIEKVIRPVIPKNLLDEKTVTFHINPTGRFVTGGPMGDAGLTGRKIIVDTYGGWGRHGGGAFSGKDPTKVDRSACYMARYIAKNIVGAGLASRCEVQLAYAIGVADPVSIHVETQGTSTIPDDRIAEIVAEIFPLTPKGIIDHLKLRRPIYKKTASYGHFGRLEEDFTWEKLDQVDNLRREAARKG is encoded by the coding sequence ATGGCGCGTGCCCCTTACCTATTTACTTCCGAGTCTGTGACGGAAGGTCATCCAGACAAATTATGTGATCAGGTCTCCGATGGAATTTTAGATGCAATCCTTTCTCAGGATCCAATGGCAAGGGTCGCCTGTGAAACACTCACAACGACTGGTATTGTCATTGTAGCCGGAGAGATTACTGCGCGACACAATACCCAATATGAAGATATTGTCCGTGAAACGGTGAAAGAGATTGGTTATACGGATGCTTCTTTCGGCTTTGATTATAAAACTTGTTCTGTCCTGACAGCTGTTCACTCCCAAAGTCCGGATATTTCTATGGGCGTTGATACTGGAGGTGCGGGGGACCAAGGGTTGATGTTCGGAATGGCGGTCAATGAATCCGAAGAACTGATGCCGATGCCAATTCTGTTGGCACACAGGCTGACAAGGCAGCTTTCCAATGTGAGAAAGACGGGGCTTCTCCCCTATCTTCGTCCGGATGGAAAAGCTCAGGTTTCGCTTCGGTATGATGGATTTAAGCCAGTAGGCGTTGAGACAATCGTTGTTTCAACCCAACATGCTCCTGAAGTGACACAAGAGGAAATTCGTCGGGATATTATTGAAAAAGTGATTAGACCGGTGATTCCAAAAAATCTTTTGGATGAAAAGACCGTGACGTTTCATATCAACCCGACAGGGAGATTTGTGACCGGTGGTCCAATGGGTGACGCGGGGTTGACCGGCAGAAAGATTATCGTTGACACCTATGGTGGTTGGGGGCGACATGGAGGGGGAGCCTTTTCAGGAAAAGATCCGACAAAGGTCGACCGTTCTGCATGCTATATGGCCCGATATATAGCAAAAAATATTGTGGGGGCAGGATTGGCTTCGCGTTGTGAAGTTCAGTTGGCTTATGCGATCGGAGTTGCGGATCCGGTTTCAATTCATGTGGAAACACAGGGAACCTCGACCATTCCTGATGACCGGATCGCTGAAATTGTAGCGGAGATCTTTCCTCTGACACCAAAGGGAATCATTGATCACCTGAAGTTGCGCCGACCCATTTACAAAAAAACGGCTTCTTATGGCCATTTCGGTCGACTCGAAGAAGATTTTACATGGGAGAAGCTTGATCAGGTGGACAATCTTCGACGTGAGGCTGCAAGAAAAGGCTAG